One Trichoderma asperellum chromosome 5, complete sequence genomic region harbors:
- a CDS encoding uncharacterized protein (EggNog:ENOG41) — protein sequence MFEVPDAKRVRREDLQASDESSWSESEPDAELEARLNAQIARSLGLDESAFSAPKPQITLPVVTKPQVVGKKEDEELDSDEESEPKTPAEGSQVKEDGEDEDEVYAFRLFSAAGPAPQVVLENTNRVVEGKMIWGRPLSYYLVTDLSPEKKQQYEMAAVSGEDVIERSKGRAWGLELPWRVQTIKVTRKAGRQKGETVAHVEDDQPAKRKRPGKKRRVAMRIKARAKAQAEEAAKQKMAEKEEHIKDKKKRLNRLKKLRRRAKKKTEKGGGGEAGGESDEDMSDAEE from the exons ATGTTTGAGGTCCCTGATGCGAAGAG AGTTCGCCGAGAAGATTTACAAGCATCGGATGAGTCTTCATGGAGTGAGAGCGAACCCGATGCCGAGCTGGAGGCACGGCTCAATGCGCAAATCGCCAGATCCCTTGGGCTGGATGAGAGTGCCTTTAGTGCACCGAAACCTCAGATTACTTTACCGGTGGTCACAAAGCCTCAGGTTgttggaaagaaggaagatgaagagctcgACTCTGATGAAGAAAGCGAGCCAAAGACGCCAGCTGAAGGCTCTCAAGTCAAAGAAGAcggcgaagacgaagatgaggttTATGCTTTCCGACTATTCAGCGCGGCTGGTCCGGCGCCACAGGTTGTTCTTGAAAACACCAACAGAGTCGTAGAAGGCAAAATGATTTGGGGGCGGCCGTTATCATACTACCTGGTCACGGATTTGTCGcctgagaagaagcagcaataTGAGATGGCAGCCGTGAGCGGCGAAGACGTCATTGAGCGATCGAAAGGGAGGGCGTGGGGTCTTGAGCTCCCTTGGAGAGTCCAAACCATCAAAGTAACCCGAAAAGCTGGCCGACAAAAAGGAGAAACCGTGGCTCACGTTGAGGATGACCAGCCGGCGAAGAGGAAGCGGCCGGGGAAGAAGCGTAGAGTCGCGATGAGGATCAAGGCGAGGGCAAAGGCGCAGGCTGAGGAAGCGGCGAAGCAGAAGATggctgagaaggaggagCACATTaaggataagaagaagagattgaaTCGGCTGAAAAAATTGAGGAgaagagcgaagaagaagactgaGAAAGGGGGAGGTGGTGAGGCTGGCGGTGAATCGGACGAGGACATGTCAGACGCTGAAGAGTAA
- a CDS encoding uncharacterized protein (EggNog:ENOG41) yields MSDLRGEPAHSNFWSTYNGSAHLANRLGTATMDSGFHSSASASPLPGRPRSGHDQSYTYGRYPQEESVAYDRHSQSSLSAQHSYPSLKRPFSQTEPAAYQEIVQDLRDDGSRLTVNQDHKLLAFRRTQDKHTIVDQQGRMQQLELSAQLHGMFFLSEMPSTASDGTALQPELTCYRRNLFQISGSLITPRGQLSVVNESNETLLVTSMEVAISAIESVDGNPVRLIVIPWKTPPPNAPEINQSPDQEPAALPLIPFQDDGSEPEGDYAVYPIGWRRLQFRIATANNGRRKELQQHFVLHLKVFGTLSDSSKVVLTESTTAPVVVRGRSPRNFQARREIPLLGSSAGSRGQALVETGLGVVAGALSVKPQELKRSVDLQVPRSNFTFSAPKVPGSGQLGSMRPANPYPTWSASSSSTSISQVASSGPGSYSAATMGADTYSKVSMPTASTFTSDPQELPLQSTISSLPLEQQPSARGQYTYVQQQTSGSQLPASTPAVSGQDSALSIPRYVENGRPNKSPRHSGQQSVHATNSVNNSESPEYRYGSTTQGSTSSREYYSSSQAWSSTVAGENSSTTAYNTTDARPYPFSHDSYKAGTTTGSSAKPESRGSFEHMHNYSWTAS; encoded by the exons ATGTCAGACCTCAGAGGAGAGCCTGCTCATTCGAATTTCTGGTCCACCTACAACGGTTCCGCTCACTTGGCCAACAGACTCGGAACAGCAACAATGGACTCTGGCTTTCATAGCTCAGCTTCGGCGTCCCCTCTCCCAGGGCGCCCTCGCAGTGGCCATGACCAGTCCTACACCTATGGACGGTATCCTCAAGAAGAATCCGTTGCGTATGACCGTCACTCTCAATCGAGCCTGTCTGCTCAGCATAGCTACCCCAGCCTCAAGAGGCCCTTCTCGCAAACTGAACCGGCCGCATATCAGGAAATCGTTCAGGACTTGCGAGATGACGGCTCTCGATTGACGGTGAATCAAGATCATAAACTGCTGGCTTTTCGGCGAACACAGGATAAGCATACCATCGTGGATCAACAAGGCCGAATGCAGCAACTGGAATTATCCGCCCAGCTTCATGGcatgttctttctttctgagATGCCATCGACTGCCAGCGACGGGACTGCCTTACAACCCGAATTAACTTGCTACAGAAGGAATCTGTTTCAAATTAGTGGTTCTTTGATCACCCCCAGAGGACAACTCTCTGTCGTCAACGAGAGCAACGAGACCCTACTGGTGACAAGCATGGAGGTCGCCATATCTGCTATTGAGTCTGTTGATGGCAACCCCGTCCGCCTCATCGTCATTCCATGGAAAACTCCTCCACCTAATGCCCCTGAAATTAACCAAAGCCCGGATCAAGAACCTGCCGCCCTCCCGTTGATTCCCTTCCAAGATGACGGATCTGAGCCTGAAGGAGACTACGCCGTTTATCCTATCGGCTGGCGCCGACTCCAGTTCAGAAT TGCTACTGCAAACAACGGTCGACGAAAGGAGCTTCAACAGCACTTTGTGCTTCACCTTAAAGTGTTTGGAACCTTGTCTGACAGCTCCAAAGTTGTCCTGACAGAATCCACCACTGCCCCAGTTGTAGTGCGCGGCCGCAGCCCGCGCAACTTCCAAGCCCGCAGAGAGATCCCCCTGCTGGGATCAAGCGCTGGCTCAAGGGGCCAAGCCTTGGTAGAAACCGGCTTGGGAGTTGTCGCTGGCGCATTAAGTGTAAAGCCACAAGAGCTCAAGAGAAGTGTGGATTTACAGGTACCACGCTCGAACTTTACCTTTAGCGCTCCCAAGGTCCCCGGGAGCGGACAGCTGGGTTCAATGAGACCTGCCaa CCCATATCCAACTTGGAgtgctagtagtagcagcacgtCTATCTCTCAAGTCGCCTCATCTGGCCCAGGAAGCTACTCAGCGGCAACGATGGGCGCTGATACGTATTCTAAAGTTTCCATGCCTACCGCGTCGACCTTTACTTCAGATCCCCAAGAGCTGCCACTTCAATCAACGATATCATCCTTGCCACTTGAGCAGCAACCATCGGCTCGTGGGCAGTATACCTATGTACAACAGCAAACTTCCGGATCCCAGCTGCCAGCTAGCACACCAGCAGTGAGCGGCCAGGATAGCGCTTTGAGCATCCCTAGATATGTTGAAAACGGCCGACCAAACAAGAGTCCGAGACATAGCGGCCAGCAGTCTGTTCATGCAACCAACTCCGTGAACAATAGCGAATCGCCCGAGTACCGGTACGGATCTACGACGCAAGGATCAACCTCTTCAAGGGAATACTATTCGTCATCACAAGCCTGGTCTAGCACCGTCGCCGGCGAGAACAGCTCCACTACAGCTTATAATACAACTGATGCGAGACCATATCCATTCTCCCATGACTCCTATAAGGCGGGGACAACAACTGGATCTTCAGCGAAGCCTGAATCTCGCGGGTCGTTTGAGCACATGCATAATTATTCATGGACTGCAAGCTAG